The following are from one region of the Mustela lutreola isolate mMusLut2 chromosome 9, mMusLut2.pri, whole genome shotgun sequence genome:
- the NMS gene encoding neuromedin-S isoform X3, translated as MQLERLAYWAALSRQPKDDQDIHKRFLFHYSRTQKPIHPVKSGFPPVHPLMRMAAQLANRKVKRFLQQREARGHSQLTVSLGDAVPVTLTCASFTHRIQGLLQWISPRRITLPPGDDHFSFSGQGTEETLKITPSRTVREFSGKEKLD; from the exons ATGCAGCTTGAG CGGCTGGCATATTGGGCAGCTCTTTCTAGGCAACctaag GATGATCAAGACATACACAAAAGG tttTTATTTCACTACTCCAGAACTCAGAAGCCAATACATCCAGTTAAAAGTGGG TTTCCTCCCGTGCACCCGTTAATGCGCATGGCTGCGCAACTCGCCAACCGGAAGGTGAAAAGATTTCTGCAACAGCGC GAGGCACGGGGTCACAGCCAACTGACAGTAAGCCTGGGGGATGCGGTTCCTGTTACATTAACCTGTGCCTCATTCACTCACAGGATTCAGGGACTGCTGCAGTGGATTTCACCAAGAAG GATCACACTGCCACCTGGGGACGaccatttttccttttcagg ccaAGGAACGGAAGAAACACTGAAGATAACACCCAGTAGGACAGTCCGAG aaTTCAGTGGCAAAGAGAAACTGGATTAG
- the NMS gene encoding neuromedin-S isoform X4, which produces MAWISCSLSGWHIGQLFLGNLRMIKTYTKGTQKPIHPVKSGFPPVHPLMRMAAQLANRKVKRFLQQREARGHSQLTVSLGDAVPVTLTCASFTHRIQGLLQWISPRRITLPPGDDHFSFSGQGTEETLKITPSRTVREFSGKEKLD; this is translated from the exons ATGGCTTGGATATCATGCAGCTTGAG CGGCTGGCATATTGGGCAGCTCTTTCTAGGCAACctaag GATGATCAAGACATACACAAAAGG AACTCAGAAGCCAATACATCCAGTTAAAAGTGGG TTTCCTCCCGTGCACCCGTTAATGCGCATGGCTGCGCAACTCGCCAACCGGAAGGTGAAAAGATTTCTGCAACAGCGC GAGGCACGGGGTCACAGCCAACTGACAGTAAGCCTGGGGGATGCGGTTCCTGTTACATTAACCTGTGCCTCATTCACTCACAGGATTCAGGGACTGCTGCAGTGGATTTCACCAAGAAG GATCACACTGCCACCTGGGGACGaccatttttccttttcagg ccaAGGAACGGAAGAAACACTGAAGATAACACCCAGTAGGACAGTCCGAG aaTTCAGTGGCAAAGAGAAACTGGATTAG
- the NMS gene encoding neuromedin-S isoform X1 produces MCGRTRSRQVCIQNTGFPRPLADPPDGLDIMQLERLAYWAALSRQPKDDQDIHKRFLFHYSRTQKPIHPVKSGFPPVHPLMRMAAQLANRKVKRFLQQREARGHSQLTVSLGDAVPVTLTCASFTHRIQGLLQWISPRRITLPPGDDHFSFSGQGTEETLKITPSRTVREFSGKEKLD; encoded by the exons GATTTCCTCGACCTCTAGCTGATCCCCCAGATGGCTTGGATATCATGCAGCTTGAG CGGCTGGCATATTGGGCAGCTCTTTCTAGGCAACctaag GATGATCAAGACATACACAAAAGG tttTTATTTCACTACTCCAGAACTCAGAAGCCAATACATCCAGTTAAAAGTGGG TTTCCTCCCGTGCACCCGTTAATGCGCATGGCTGCGCAACTCGCCAACCGGAAGGTGAAAAGATTTCTGCAACAGCGC GAGGCACGGGGTCACAGCCAACTGACAGTAAGCCTGGGGGATGCGGTTCCTGTTACATTAACCTGTGCCTCATTCACTCACAGGATTCAGGGACTGCTGCAGTGGATTTCACCAAGAAG GATCACACTGCCACCTGGGGACGaccatttttccttttcagg ccaAGGAACGGAAGAAACACTGAAGATAACACCCAGTAGGACAGTCCGAG aaTTCAGTGGCAAAGAGAAACTGGATTAG
- the NMS gene encoding neuromedin-S isoform X2: MCGRTRSRQVCIQNTGFPRPLADPPDGLDIMQLERLAYWAALSRQPKFPPVHPLMRMAAQLANRKVKRFLQQREARGHSQLTVSLGDAVPVTLTCASFTHRIQGLLQWISPRRITLPPGDDHFSFSGQGTEETLKITPSRTVREFSGKEKLD; this comes from the exons GATTTCCTCGACCTCTAGCTGATCCCCCAGATGGCTTGGATATCATGCAGCTTGAG CGGCTGGCATATTGGGCAGCTCTTTCTAGGCAACctaag TTTCCTCCCGTGCACCCGTTAATGCGCATGGCTGCGCAACTCGCCAACCGGAAGGTGAAAAGATTTCTGCAACAGCGC GAGGCACGGGGTCACAGCCAACTGACAGTAAGCCTGGGGGATGCGGTTCCTGTTACATTAACCTGTGCCTCATTCACTCACAGGATTCAGGGACTGCTGCAGTGGATTTCACCAAGAAG GATCACACTGCCACCTGGGGACGaccatttttccttttcagg ccaAGGAACGGAAGAAACACTGAAGATAACACCCAGTAGGACAGTCCGAG aaTTCAGTGGCAAAGAGAAACTGGATTAG
- the NMS gene encoding neuromedin-S isoform X7, with protein MQLERLAYWAALSRQPKFPPVHPLMRMAAQLANRKVKRFLQQREARGHSQLTVSLGDAVPVTLTCASFTHRIQGLLQWISPRRITLPPGDDHFSFSGQGTEETLKITPSRTVREFSGKEKLD; from the exons ATGCAGCTTGAG CGGCTGGCATATTGGGCAGCTCTTTCTAGGCAACctaag TTTCCTCCCGTGCACCCGTTAATGCGCATGGCTGCGCAACTCGCCAACCGGAAGGTGAAAAGATTTCTGCAACAGCGC GAGGCACGGGGTCACAGCCAACTGACAGTAAGCCTGGGGGATGCGGTTCCTGTTACATTAACCTGTGCCTCATTCACTCACAGGATTCAGGGACTGCTGCAGTGGATTTCACCAAGAAG GATCACACTGCCACCTGGGGACGaccatttttccttttcagg ccaAGGAACGGAAGAAACACTGAAGATAACACCCAGTAGGACAGTCCGAG aaTTCAGTGGCAAAGAGAAACTGGATTAG
- the NMS gene encoding neuromedin-S isoform X8, whose product MKHFIPQFPSILAIYCFCMVQIPSSGFPRPLADPPDGLDIMQLERLAYWAALSRQPKDDQDIHKRFLFHYSRTQKPIHPVKSGFPPVHPLMRMAAQLANRKVKRFLQQRDSGTAAVDFTKKDHTATWGRPFFLFRPRNGRNTEDNTQ is encoded by the exons ATGAAGCACTTTATTCCTCAATTCCCTTCCATCTTGGCCATCTATTGCTTCTGCATGGTACAGATTCCCTCTTCAG GATTTCCTCGACCTCTAGCTGATCCCCCAGATGGCTTGGATATCATGCAGCTTGAG CGGCTGGCATATTGGGCAGCTCTTTCTAGGCAACctaag GATGATCAAGACATACACAAAAGG tttTTATTTCACTACTCCAGAACTCAGAAGCCAATACATCCAGTTAAAAGTGGG TTTCCTCCCGTGCACCCGTTAATGCGCATGGCTGCGCAACTCGCCAACCGGAAGGTGAAAAGATTTCTGCAACAGCGC GATTCAGGGACTGCTGCAGTGGATTTCACCAAGAAG GATCACACTGCCACCTGGGGACGaccatttttccttttcagg ccaAGGAACGGAAGAAACACTGAAGATAACACCCAGTAG